Proteins encoded in a region of the Candidatus Nezhaarchaeota archaeon genome:
- a CDS encoding ATP synthase subunit A encodes MGRIVRIAGPVVVAKGMRGSQMFELVRVGELSLIGEIIRLQEDLATIQVYEETSGLKPGERVVGTGQLLSVELGPGILTQIYDGIQRPLEIIKRTSGDFIARGLTAPALSRDKEWLFTPTVKAGDKVTGGDILGEVPETPLILHKIMVPPDIAGIVEEIVPEGNYRIEEVIAKIKAPDGSIHEVNMMQRWPVRKPRPYKIKLEPVEPLITGQRVIDTFFPIAKGGTAAIPGGFGTGKTVTQHQLAQWAHAKVIVYIGCGERGNEMTEMLERFPELRDPKTGRPLMERTIMIANTSNMPVAAREASVYTGVTIAEYFRDMGYDVALMADSTSRWAEALREISGRLEEMPGEEGYPPYLSARLAEFYERAGRVITLGSEDRVGSLSIIGAVSPPGGDFSEPVVQSTLRIVKVFWALDTALAYRRHFPAINWLTSYSLYLETLEDWFRKNVAPDWPELRKEAMAILQKEAELLEIVRLVGPDALPEADRAILEIARMIREDYLMQHAYHPVDSYCPSDKMYQMLKTILYFNQRIKEAISKGVSLVEILKLPVREEIARMKIVPYEKVKGVAEDVRRKIDDQVTSLIKGREVTLSA; translated from the coding sequence ATAGGGAGGATAGTTCGCATTGCAGGTCCCGTAGTTGTGGCTAAGGGTATGAGAGGTAGCCAGATGTTTGAGCTAGTCCGTGTAGGTGAATTAAGCCTAATAGGTGAGATCATCAGGCTCCAAGAAGACTTAGCTACAATACAAGTCTACGAAGAAACAAGCGGACTAAAACCTGGAGAAAGGGTTGTAGGTACAGGACAACTACTTTCAGTTGAGCTAGGTCCAGGAATATTGACGCAGATCTATGATGGCATCCAAAGACCATTAGAGATAATAAAGCGAACCTCAGGGGACTTCATAGCAAGAGGGCTGACAGCACCTGCTCTTTCAAGGGATAAAGAGTGGCTATTTACGCCGACAGTGAAAGCAGGTGATAAAGTAACGGGAGGAGATATTCTAGGAGAAGTACCTGAAACTCCCCTCATTCTTCATAAGATAATGGTTCCTCCAGATATAGCAGGAATAGTGGAAGAGATAGTGCCAGAAGGTAACTACAGGATAGAGGAAGTTATAGCTAAGATTAAAGCACCCGATGGCTCGATACATGAAGTCAATATGATGCAGAGGTGGCCTGTCAGGAAGCCAAGGCCCTACAAGATTAAGCTAGAGCCCGTTGAACCATTAATAACTGGACAGAGAGTTATCGATACATTCTTCCCAATAGCTAAAGGAGGCACAGCAGCAATACCTGGTGGCTTTGGTACGGGAAAGACTGTGACGCAACATCAATTGGCACAGTGGGCTCATGCGAAGGTAATAGTGTACATAGGTTGTGGCGAAAGAGGTAATGAGATGACCGAGATGCTAGAGCGCTTCCCCGAGTTGAGAGATCCAAAGACTGGAAGACCCCTCATGGAGAGGACAATAATGATAGCCAATACAAGTAACATGCCGGTAGCTGCGAGAGAAGCCAGCGTATATACAGGTGTTACAATAGCAGAATATTTCAGGGATATGGGTTACGATGTAGCCTTAATGGCGGATTCGACCTCAAGATGGGCTGAAGCACTCAGAGAGATCTCAGGTAGACTTGAAGAGATGCCTGGAGAAGAAGGTTATCCACCATACTTGAGCGCAAGGTTGGCTGAATTCTATGAGAGGGCTGGTAGGGTAATAACGTTAGGATCTGAAGATAGGGTAGGATCGCTTTCGATCATAGGTGCGGTCTCACCGCCTGGCGGAGACTTCTCTGAACCTGTCGTACAGTCAACACTTAGGATAGTCAAGGTCTTCTGGGCCCTCGACACTGCTTTAGCATATAGAAGACACTTCCCAGCCATAAACTGGCTAACGAGTTACTCCCTCTACTTAGAGACATTAGAAGACTGGTTTAGGAAGAATGTAGCTCCTGACTGGCCTGAGCTTCGAAAGGAGGCTATGGCCATACTTCAAAAGGAGGCAGAGCTGCTCGAGATAGTAAGGCTTGTAGGTCCTGATGCCCTGCCCGAGGCAGATAGGGCTATCCTCGAGATAGCAAGGATGATTAGGGAGGATTATCTAATGCAACACGCATATCATCCAGTAGACTCTTACTGTCCATCGGATAAGATGTATCAGATGTTAAAGACAATACTCTACTTCAACCAGAGGATAAAAGAGGCAATTTCAAAAGGTGTATCACTAGTTGAGATACTAAAATTACCCGTAAGGGAGGAAATAGCTAGAATGAAGATCGTTCCCTACGAGAAGGTTAAAGGGGTCGCAGAGGACGTGAGAAGGAAGATTGATGACCAAGTAACCTCATTAATTAAAGGTCGTGAGGTCACGCTATCAGCTTAG
- a CDS encoding V-type ATP synthase subunit B, with product MSISTSALKARKYRTVSEITGPLLIVKSVNDAAYNELVKIETGTGEIRTGIVLESAEGYAIVQVFEGTSGLDVDKTAVTFLGETLKVPVSIDMLGRIFDGKGQPIDGGPPIIPEEERDVYGSPINPSAREYPKEFIQTGISVIDGMNTLSRGQKLPLFTEAGLPHNIIAAQIARQATIPGKEEEFAIVFAAIGITAEEAMFFKSEFTRTGAIERLVTFLNLAEDPAIERVVTPHVALTTAEFLAYEYDMHVLVIMTDMLNYGEALREISAARAEVPGRRGYPGYLYTALAQIYERCGRIHGRKGSITLIPVVTMPGGDITHPIVDLSGYITEGQLILSRELHRKGIYPPLNPLPSLSRLMKEATRYTRKDHMQLSDMLYYCYSEAVDLRSLIAVVGEEALTERDRAYLAFGEAFERRFINQGVYENRDLDTTLEIAWNLLIEYIPESEWKRLDPEVIKSYCPKYRGKK from the coding sequence ATGTCTATCTCAACTTCAGCACTTAAAGCAAGGAAGTATAGAACCGTAAGCGAGATTACAGGACCTCTCCTCATAGTCAAGAGCGTTAATGATGCAGCTTATAACGAGCTTGTAAAGATTGAGACAGGTACAGGTGAGATCAGGACAGGAATCGTTCTAGAGTCAGCTGAAGGTTACGCCATCGTTCAAGTGTTTGAGGGTACCAGTGGTCTCGATGTCGATAAGACTGCAGTAACCTTCCTAGGTGAGACGTTGAAGGTCCCCGTCTCTATTGACATGCTTGGCAGAATTTTTGACGGTAAGGGTCAGCCAATAGATGGTGGACCACCAATAATACCAGAAGAAGAGCGTGATGTGTACGGATCGCCAATAAATCCATCAGCCCGAGAGTACCCGAAGGAGTTCATACAAACAGGTATAAGTGTGATAGACGGCATGAACACCTTAAGTAGGGGGCAAAAGCTTCCACTATTTACTGAAGCAGGTCTACCTCACAACATAATAGCAGCTCAAATAGCTAGACAAGCAACTATTCCAGGCAAGGAAGAAGAATTCGCTATCGTATTTGCTGCCATAGGAATTACAGCTGAAGAAGCTATGTTCTTTAAAAGTGAGTTTACAAGAACAGGAGCGATAGAGAGGTTAGTAACATTCTTAAATTTGGCCGAAGACCCAGCCATAGAGCGTGTTGTAACTCCTCACGTAGCCTTAACAACAGCTGAATTTTTGGCGTATGAGTATGATATGCACGTTCTAGTCATAATGACAGATATGCTGAATTACGGTGAAGCGCTAAGAGAGATAAGTGCTGCAAGAGCTGAGGTACCTGGAAGAAGAGGTTATCCAGGTTACCTCTACACAGCTTTGGCTCAAATATATGAGCGATGCGGAAGGATACATGGAAGGAAGGGCTCAATAACACTTATCCCAGTAGTTACGATGCCAGGAGGGGATATAACTCACCCCATAGTGGATTTGTCAGGCTATATAACTGAAGGTCAGCTAATATTAAGCAGAGAATTACATCGTAAAGGCATATATCCTCCGTTGAATCCACTACCATCGTTAAGCAGGCTGATGAAGGAGGCTACGCGATACACTAGGAAAGATCACATGCAGCTAAGCGACATGCTGTATTACTGCTATAGCGAGGCTGTGGACTTAAGAAGCTTAATAGCCGTTGTTGGAGAAGAAGCGCTAACTGAAAGAGATAGGGCTTACTTAGCCTTTGGAGAAGCTTTTGAACGACGCTTTATAAATCAAGGGGTCTATGAAAATAGAGATTTAGATACAACCCTTGAGATAGCGTGGAATCTACTAATAGAGTACATACCTGAGTCAGAGTGGAAGAGGCTAGATCCAGAGGTAATAAAGTCTTATTGCCCGAAGTACCGTGGCAAGAAATGA
- a CDS encoding sugar phosphate isomerase/epimerase, protein MDIYLSSLAGVLKPLNKFIIRAASEGFKNIEILDEWKHRLSSNERIRELKELRDSYSLQYLVHAPFDGINISTPQLYLRECSLKLIKKSMESAHKVESRIVVIHSGFKSPLDYYKPRTSWNIFLNVLRFVNKVAGSLDVYVGVENLPKYSFALISSHKDAVSLLEHMQSLDRIGLTFDVGHSNTIDGSEVEAFLDHLGNHIIHVHLHDNNGEIDDHLPIGFGSIRWEAFTNKVSRLKLIGGMTLEVLSLDAARESLKTLSRMLNTK, encoded by the coding sequence ATGGACATTTACTTATCATCGTTAGCGGGGGTGCTTAAGCCTCTAAATAAATTTATAATCAGGGCAGCTAGCGAGGGTTTCAAGAACATAGAGATATTAGATGAATGGAAGCATAGATTAAGTTCTAATGAGAGGATACGAGAGCTTAAAGAGCTTAGAGACTCATACTCCTTGCAGTACTTGGTGCATGCTCCATTTGATGGTATAAATATATCAACACCTCAACTCTACTTAAGGGAATGTTCTCTGAAACTAATAAAGAAGTCCATGGAGAGTGCACATAAAGTAGAGTCGAGAATTGTGGTCATCCACTCAGGATTTAAGTCTCCATTAGATTACTATAAACCAAGGACTAGCTGGAACATATTCCTTAACGTGTTAAGGTTCGTTAATAAAGTTGCTGGGAGCTTAGATGTTTACGTTGGGGTTGAGAATCTACCTAAATATTCGTTCGCTCTAATTAGCTCTCACAAGGACGCTGTATCACTCTTAGAACACATGCAGTCTCTTGATAGGATAGGATTGACGTTCGATGTAGGTCATTCAAACACCATCGACGGTAGTGAGGTGGAGGCATTTCTTGACCACTTAGGAAATCACATAATCCATGTACACTTGCACGATAATAATGGTGAAATAGATGATCACTTACCCATAGGCTTTGGAAGCATAAGGTGGGAGGCATTTACAAACAAGGTGAGCAGACTTAAGCTGATAGGAGGGATGACGCTGGAAGTCTTGAGCTTGGATGCTGCGAGGGAGAGCTTGAAGACACTGTCAAGGATGTTAAATACAAAGTAA
- a CDS encoding ATP/GTP-binding protein: MFYVYFVGTAGAGKSTLVDVFSRWLKGHEQDVVTVNLDPGAKWLPYGPDVDVRDYVSVEKVMSELSLGPNGALVACADMIASFADELKREVEKENPTYILIDTPGQMELFAFREASQVIVSTLCSERTAVVYLIDSTLMRRPSSLTASLLLSASVLFRLQKPQVNVLSKSDLLTKKEREIVTRWFEHVDYIYSVMMKKESALIGSFSRSIMNVLMEFESLTHIIPISSVTGEGVDELFAHLQRIFAGGGEEYVDVDPFKVDEAWY; encoded by the coding sequence ATGTTCTACGTTTACTTTGTTGGTACAGCTGGCGCAGGGAAATCAACTTTAGTTGATGTGTTTTCACGATGGCTTAAAGGACATGAACAGGATGTTGTTACAGTCAATTTAGATCCAGGGGCTAAGTGGCTACCTTATGGACCGGATGTGGATGTTAGAGACTACGTGAGCGTTGAAAAGGTCATGAGCGAGCTTTCACTAGGACCTAATGGTGCACTAGTAGCTTGTGCAGACATGATAGCGAGCTTTGCTGACGAACTTAAGAGGGAGGTTGAGAAGGAGAACCCTACATACATCCTCATAGACACCCCAGGTCAAATGGAGCTTTTCGCCTTTAGAGAGGCAAGTCAAGTCATAGTCTCGACCTTATGTTCTGAGAGGACTGCCGTTGTTTACCTCATTGACTCAACCCTCATGAGGAGGCCAAGTAGTCTTACTGCCTCACTACTACTATCTGCATCGGTACTCTTTAGACTTCAAAAACCTCAAGTCAATGTATTATCTAAGTCTGATCTTTTAACCAAGAAGGAGCGTGAAATAGTTACAAGATGGTTTGAACATGTTGATTACATATATTCTGTTATGATGAAGAAGGAAAGTGCATTGATTGGTTCCTTCAGTCGAAGTATCATGAATGTATTGATGGAGTTTGAAAGTTTGACACATATCATACCCATATCCTCAGTGACGGGTGAGGGGGTTGATGAGTTATTTGCGCATCTTCAAAGAATTTTTGCTGGCGGAGGAGAGGAGTATGTTGATGTGGATCCATTTAAAGTGGATGAGGCATGGTACTAA
- a CDS encoding DUF373 family protein, which yields MRSSLLGRKLLVLCVDRDGDVGYVTGVNTPIIGRDANFKMAIDFILKVPDDADANALFAAIKLYDDLIKEGFECEIATISGVREGGIKADMKIANELDKVLESYNADGIVFVSDGASDEKVIPILQARVPVVSINRILVKQVRGIEDTYSLLIKYWKAITENPRYSLYLLGLPGIFLIALAILVSIGYAQYAGIALLLILGFTLLIKGFNLDERLSRSWSAAPVPFFGSIVSAIIFAVAFYLGWAAVANAITNDPSLANFFKTGILLGIFLLGPKSYAEDWMVFDITTLDLVIVAVTIILAAKGLHKHLSGGQKTWHEVVSAMFCILLRQPLVEMALLLLDPSRSPLTFATWMAIAVTVSATLTAFFVAYEKLKR from the coding sequence ATGAGAAGCTCGCTACTTGGAAGAAAACTTCTTGTGCTCTGTGTTGATAGAGATGGCGATGTGGGTTATGTTACAGGGGTTAATACACCAATCATTGGCAGAGATGCTAATTTCAAAATGGCGATCGACTTCATATTGAAGGTACCTGATGATGCTGATGCTAATGCCCTTTTTGCAGCAATAAAACTGTATGACGACCTTATTAAGGAGGGCTTTGAGTGCGAAATAGCGACAATTTCGGGGGTTAGAGAGGGTGGCATTAAAGCTGACATGAAGATCGCTAATGAGCTTGACAAAGTACTCGAAAGTTATAATGCTGATGGGATAGTATTCGTGAGTGACGGAGCCTCCGATGAAAAGGTCATACCGATATTGCAAGCAAGAGTCCCTGTGGTTTCAATTAACAGGATCTTGGTTAAGCAAGTACGTGGGATAGAAGACACTTACTCTTTGTTAATTAAGTATTGGAAGGCTATAACTGAGAACCCTCGCTACTCACTGTATTTGCTAGGTTTGCCGGGCATATTTCTAATTGCCTTAGCCATACTCGTAAGCATAGGCTATGCACAGTATGCTGGGATAGCGTTGCTTTTAATCTTAGGCTTTACGCTCTTGATAAAGGGCTTTAACTTAGATGAGAGGCTCTCTCGAAGTTGGTCTGCAGCCCCTGTCCCATTCTTTGGCTCGATAGTGTCGGCGATAATCTTTGCAGTTGCATTCTATTTAGGATGGGCAGCGGTAGCAAATGCTATAACCAATGATCCTTCATTGGCGAACTTTTTCAAAACCGGAATCCTCTTGGGTATTTTCCTCCTAGGTCCTAAAAGCTATGCAGAGGATTGGATGGTATTCGATATTACGACATTGGACCTTGTTATAGTTGCCGTGACTATAATATTAGCTGCTAAAGGACTTCATAAACACCTATCTGGAGGGCAAAAGACGTGGCATGAAGTTGTCTCAGCTATGTTTTGCATACTATTGAGGCAACCACTCGTGGAAATGGCATTACTTCTCTTGGATCCTAGTAGATCGCCTTTGACTTTTGCTACGTGGATGGCCATAGCTGTGACCGTAAGCGCAACATTAACAGCTTTCTTCGTTGCTTACGAAAAATTAAAACGATAA
- a CDS encoding AAA family ATPase, translating to MARKLICLTGMPGAGKTVVAEVARELGLRVYSMGNVVREEVLKEKGHISWEEVKKAMFELRRREGPRAIAKRVVKVMMEDEWDVAIIEGVRSLEEIEEFKTVGNVIILAIHSSPLDRYIRLRRRNREDDPKSLEEMRDRDFKELSLGLGNVIALADLMMVNDGTLEDFKEKAKKVLLSLAERGS from the coding sequence ATGGCAAGGAAGCTCATCTGCTTAACTGGAATGCCAGGTGCTGGAAAGACTGTAGTGGCAGAAGTAGCACGAGAGCTAGGTCTTAGAGTATATTCAATGGGTAACGTGGTACGTGAAGAGGTCTTAAAGGAGAAAGGTCACATCTCTTGGGAAGAGGTTAAGAAGGCCATGTTTGAGCTGAGAAGGAGAGAGGGACCTAGAGCTATTGCTAAGAGAGTGGTTAAGGTAATGATGGAGGATGAGTGGGATGTTGCTATTATCGAGGGCGTGAGGAGCCTTGAAGAGATAGAAGAGTTCAAGACCGTAGGTAATGTTATTATCCTCGCAATACATAGCTCACCGCTTGATAGGTATATCAGGTTGAGAAGGAGGAATAGGGAGGATGATCCTAAAAGTCTTGAGGAGATGAGAGATCGTGATTTTAAGGAGTTATCACTCGGCTTAGGGAATGTAATAGCACTAGCCGATCTCATGATGGTTAATGATGGTACTTTGGAGGACTTTAAGGAGAAAGCAAAGAAAGTTCTGCTGAGCTTAGCAGAGAGGGGTTCATAA
- the rnz gene encoding ribonuclease Z gives MRILFLGTSASIPTKRRSLPSIMIMREGEQLLFDCGEGAQRQMIEAGIGMRKRLRIFITHMHADHVLGLAGILMTLSLTGRKDPLEIYGPSGLELFIDCLRNIFNFSPLFNLIVHKVSKGTIYHGKGFRVDAFEVHHVTESYGYAVIEDPRPGKFDPKRAEYLGVPRGPLWKALQEGKSITINGRVVRPEDVMGPPRPSIKVVYTGDTAPSDEVVKVAEEADLLIHEATFDNSLEELAKEELHSTAAQAATIALKARVKRLVLTHISPRYDDVNPLLNQAKQIFENTLIAEDLMDLTVP, from the coding sequence ATGAGAATTCTCTTCTTAGGCACGTCGGCAAGCATTCCAACAAAGAGGAGATCCCTACCATCAATTATGATCATGAGAGAAGGAGAGCAGCTGCTCTTTGACTGTGGAGAAGGAGCTCAAAGACAGATGATTGAAGCTGGAATAGGAATGAGGAAGAGACTTAGAATATTCATCACACACATGCATGCTGATCATGTTTTAGGATTAGCAGGCATCCTTATGACTTTATCTCTAACTGGTAGGAAGGACCCACTTGAAATCTATGGACCCTCAGGGCTAGAGCTCTTTATAGATTGCCTAAGAAACATCTTTAACTTTAGCCCACTTTTCAATTTAATAGTACACAAAGTTTCTAAGGGTACCATTTACCACGGAAAGGGCTTCAGGGTTGACGCCTTTGAGGTGCATCATGTGACAGAGTCTTACGGGTATGCGGTCATAGAGGATCCAAGACCAGGTAAATTTGACCCAAAGAGGGCTGAGTATCTCGGAGTTCCAAGAGGTCCCCTCTGGAAAGCCCTTCAAGAGGGCAAGTCGATCACCATCAATGGTCGCGTAGTAAGACCTGAAGACGTTATGGGTCCACCACGCCCTTCAATTAAAGTAGTATACACTGGGGATACAGCTCCATCAGACGAAGTGGTGAAAGTGGCAGAGGAAGCGGATTTACTGATTCATGAGGCAACATTTGATAATTCATTAGAAGAGCTAGCGAAGGAAGAATTGCATTCCACAGCTGCTCAAGCAGCCACCATAGCCTTAAAAGCTAGGGTTAAGAGGCTTGTACTAACACACATAAGCCCAAGATATGATGACGTAAACCCCCTCCTTAATCAAGCAAAGCAAATATTCGAGAACACGTTAATAGCTGAAGACTTAATGGACTTAACAGTCCCATGA
- a CDS encoding geranylgeranylglyceryl/heptaprenylglyceryl phosphate synthase — protein sequence MKVERYLNDEIERKGCIHISLVDPDKLAPESAGSLAKIIERAGSSAIMVGGSLNVSESSMDELIKVIKENCGLPVIIFPSNVSSISRYADAIWFMSLLNSINTYFIVGAQVQGAAIVKRYGLEAIPMGYIVVGDGGTVGIVGQVRTIPATKAEVIALYALAAQYLGMRYVYIESGSGAPEPVPPTTVKYVRDMVDIKIVVGGGIRTREQAESIARAGANVIVTGTILEEDGVEDRLRSVIKGVHAGGCYKIRKS from the coding sequence GTGAAGGTAGAGAGGTACCTTAATGATGAGATAGAGAGGAAGGGATGCATACACATATCGCTTGTCGACCCGGACAAGCTGGCACCTGAAAGTGCTGGGAGCCTAGCTAAAATAATTGAGAGAGCTGGGAGTTCAGCTATCATGGTTGGTGGCAGCCTCAATGTTAGTGAGAGCTCTATGGATGAGCTAATAAAGGTGATAAAGGAAAACTGTGGCTTACCGGTAATAATATTTCCCAGTAATGTAAGTAGTATAAGCCGCTATGCCGATGCTATATGGTTCATGTCCCTGCTTAACTCCATAAACACCTACTTCATAGTGGGGGCACAAGTTCAAGGTGCTGCTATAGTTAAGAGGTACGGACTTGAGGCTATACCGATGGGCTACATCGTGGTAGGTGATGGTGGCACGGTGGGTATAGTGGGTCAAGTGAGAACCATTCCAGCCACTAAGGCTGAGGTCATAGCACTTTATGCGTTAGCTGCGCAGTATTTAGGCATGAGATATGTGTACATTGAAAGCGGATCAGGAGCGCCTGAGCCAGTCCCACCAACTACAGTCAAATATGTAAGGGACATGGTAGACATAAAGATAGTTGTTGGTGGAGGCATTAGGACAAGAGAACAAGCAGAATCTATAGCTAGAGCTGGAGCTAATGTGATAGTTACAGGTACAATATTAGAGGAGGATGGGGTTGAAGATAGGCTTAGGAGTGTAATTAAAGGGGTGCATGCTGGCGGCTGTTATAAAATTAGGAAAAGTTAA
- a CDS encoding anaerobic ribonucleoside-triphosphate reductase activating protein, with protein sequence MSSKKIRVGGIIDLSTVDWPLKVCSVIFFSGCNFRCPFCQNGKLVDASYGREIEVRSLVNLILKSKPLIDGVVITGGECTLQREGLIELCRELRRQGLEVGVDTNGSTPEVIELLLEENIINRVALDVKAPLDSKAYEKAIGLPGHGERVIKEVEKTLDILLRSNVEVEVRTLIVPGFLDDVDSIRMIARRIVGVTKFVIQQFRPEADLLDQSLKSMRPPTKQELLIMAKAALSEGVKNVYIRTRENGLERVAR encoded by the coding sequence TTGAGTAGCAAAAAGATACGAGTGGGTGGCATTATTGATTTATCAACGGTTGACTGGCCGTTAAAAGTTTGCAGCGTAATATTTTTTTCTGGGTGTAACTTTAGATGCCCCTTTTGTCAAAATGGTAAACTTGTAGATGCAAGTTATGGGAGAGAGATAGAGGTAAGGAGCCTAGTTAATCTGATCCTTAAAAGCAAGCCACTAATCGATGGAGTTGTAATAACAGGTGGTGAGTGCACTCTACAACGCGAGGGGCTAATTGAACTATGCAGAGAGCTAAGAAGGCAGGGTCTAGAGGTAGGTGTAGACACTAATGGATCAACACCAGAAGTCATCGAGCTCCTATTGGAGGAGAACATTATAAATAGAGTGGCCCTTGATGTTAAGGCGCCTTTGGACTCAAAAGCGTATGAAAAGGCAATAGGCTTGCCAGGTCATGGGGAGAGGGTTATTAAGGAGGTTGAGAAGACCCTTGACATCCTCTTGAGATCAAATGTTGAAGTTGAGGTGAGAACTCTTATAGTTCCTGGCTTTTTGGATGATGTTGATAGTATCAGGATGATAGCGAGAAGAATAGTAGGAGTCACAAAGTTCGTAATACAGCAATTTAGACCCGAAGCTGATTTATTAGATCAAAGCCTTAAGTCCATGAGGCCACCCACCAAACAGGAGCTTCTTATAATGGCGAAGGCAGCTCTTAGTGAAGGAGTTAAAAACGTTTACATAAGGACACGAGAGAACGGTCTTGAGAGGGTTGCGAGGTGA
- a CDS encoding RsmD family RNA methyltransferase codes for MLSGEHQSLPAAEVKAVLEAERYNFNVIHLRPPIMIIEVNEQDPSKILERRLAMTMEGLNLLFTSNLDVAEVERTLREVDLSFLEGKTIAVRVLKKVRWNMMRSVALEKRLGSIILEKTRNVKVNLENPDVVLKAVIADNFYFGFKKFEVNRGAYDLRRPRYRPFFHPGSLEPRVCRLFVNLARAREGSLFLDPFNGTGGFAIEAGMIGCQVLGLDVDDEMCHGSSKNLKALRLQAISILRGDARRLPFREGSIESMATDPPYGRSTSLKKAALEELINILLQQAEALLKRGCYLCLAHPSWLSDLRIPDRLSLIEQHEMYVHKSLTRKITVLRRS; via the coding sequence GTGCTTTCAGGAGAGCATCAATCATTACCAGCTGCAGAGGTTAAGGCCGTTCTTGAGGCTGAACGCTACAACTTCAATGTCATTCACCTAAGACCTCCAATAATGATCATTGAGGTTAATGAGCAAGACCCAAGCAAGATTTTAGAAAGAAGGCTTGCGATGACTATGGAGGGGCTAAACTTGCTTTTCACTTCCAATCTTGATGTTGCTGAGGTTGAGAGGACCTTAAGGGAAGTGGACCTAAGCTTCCTAGAAGGTAAAACTATTGCTGTGAGGGTACTTAAGAAAGTTCGCTGGAACATGATGAGATCTGTTGCATTAGAAAAGAGGTTGGGGTCAATAATCCTTGAAAAAACTAGAAACGTAAAGGTGAATCTAGAGAATCCAGACGTAGTGCTTAAAGCAGTAATAGCGGATAATTTTTACTTTGGTTTCAAGAAATTTGAGGTTAACAGAGGAGCTTACGACCTACGAAGACCTCGATATAGACCATTTTTCCATCCAGGTAGTCTTGAACCTAGAGTCTGCAGACTCTTCGTTAATTTAGCGAGAGCTAGAGAGGGATCTCTCTTCCTAGACCCATTCAATGGTACTGGAGGTTTTGCTATTGAAGCAGGTATGATAGGTTGCCAAGTCTTGGGCCTCGATGTAGATGATGAGATGTGTCATGGCTCATCGAAAAACTTGAAGGCCTTAAGGCTCCAAGCCATAAGTATACTACGAGGTGACGCGAGAAGACTTCCTTTTAGAGAAGGTTCAATAGAAAGCATGGCTACAGATCCACCCTATGGTAGGTCAACATCATTGAAGAAAGCTGCTCTAGAAGAGCTTATCAACATACTCTTACAGCAAGCTGAAGCCCTATTGAAGAGGGGATGCTACTTATGCTTAGCACACCCCTCATGGCTCAGTGACTTGAGGATTCCAGATAGACTGTCCTTGATCGAGCAGCATGAGATGTATGTTCATAAATCATTAACCAGGAAGATCACCGTCTTAAGGAGGAGTTAA